A segment of the Candidatus Cloacimonadota bacterium genome:
GCCGCCTTCTGGACGTTCCTTCGGACTCCACCGTGGTGGCGGTTTTCGTGGCGCCGATCACTCCGCAGAACCCTTCCAGCCAGGGCGAGGTGATCGTCCAGTGCCTGAATTCCATTTACGCCTTTGACTCAAACAACAACCTCCTGCCGGGGTTTCCCTATGTTCACGATCTGCGGTCCACCGCGCCGCTGAGCATCGAGGACTGGGACGTGAACGGCACCCTGGACCTGCTCATTTCCTCCGACCGCGGTGTGGCGGTGATCGATTATGCCGGCTCGCGCATGAGCCCGGCTGCGCTCAATCTGGCCGCTTCGGATTCACTGGCCTTCAGCTCCGGAGTGCTGGCCGCGGACATCGATCACGACGGGAAAAAAGAGCTGCTCGGCTCCTTCGGGTTCAACCGGCTGCATTGCTGGGAAGATAATTTCCGCGCCAAACCCGGCTACCCTGTCTCCTTCGGGCGCCGCAGCCGCAACCTGCCCTTCATCGCCCCGGGGTCCGACGGCCTTATCTACGCCTGGCTGGCTTCGGACGACGGCTCCATCTACCGCCAGGCCTTGCCGGAAGCCTCCCTGGCCGACCTCCAGTCCGGCTGGAACGCTGAATACGGCTCCCTGCTCCGCCAGGCCAGCCGTGACGGCAGCGAATTCCCAAACCAGTATGAGACCACGGAACTTTTCGTGCCCGGCGAATTCTACATCTTCCCCAATCCCCTCAAATCCATCTACGCGCAACAACTCACCCTGAACGTCATGACCAGCCGCGACACCGCCCTGGAAGTAAAGATCTTCGATATCAACGGAAGCCTGATCTACCGCCAGTCCAGCACCGCCAAGGCCTGGCTGCGCAACCGCGATGTGATCGACCTCCCGGCGGACAGGCTACGCAGCGGCGTCTATATCTGCGTGGTCTCAGGCGACCGGGACTCCCGCAGCATCAAATTCGCGGTGGAAAAATAACGGAGCAAAACAGATGAAAAACCTACTCCTGACAATAGTTTTGGCGCTGGCCGCGTTTAGCGCTCTGCCGGCCGGAATCCATGGCCATGCTGGCGAATACGGCTACCAGTTCCTGGACGTGAGCAGCAATCCCGTGGCCCTGGGCCTGGCCGGTCGGGGCATCGGCAGCGGAAGTGACCTTGCGGCTTTCCTGCGCCAGCCTGCAGCCTCTGCCCTCAGCAGCCATCGCGCCCTGGGTGCCAGCCATATGCTCTGGCTGGAAGACACGGCCGCCAACAACCTCTACTACTCCGTTTCCGACCGCAGGACCCACTTCGGCCTGGCCCTGCGCACCCTGGATTACGGCGTGCTGGAGATCCGCGACGAAAACGGCGAACTGCTCGGCAGCTATTCACCCCTGAATGTGGATCTGTTGGGAAACTACGCCCTGCGGGTCTCACCCTCGCTTTACGCCGGGATCAACGCCGGGATCGCCTATGAAAAGCTGAACACCGATTCCAGCT
Coding sequences within it:
- a CDS encoding PorV/PorQ family protein; this encodes MKNLLLTIVLALAAFSALPAGIHGHAGEYGYQFLDVSSNPVALGLAGRGIGSGSDLAAFLRQPAASALSSHRALGASHMLWLEDTAANNLYYSVSDRRTHFGLALRTLDYGVLEIRDENGELLGSYSPLNVDLLGNYALRVSPSLYAGINAGIAYEKLNTDSSYGLHTDLGITWLTPVQDSRFNLAVRNLGFSSAMNEERTLFPVSLEMDLSKKFELGENSIEVELSGIKAIDENWKGALSAEFNLHGLALLRAGYKINHDAEDLTAGLGLRWKSLGIDYGWATFSSQLSDVHSLGLSYHF